The genomic DNA ATTATCTTTCTAATAACGGTTTTCTAGAAATAGAAACACCTATTTTAATAAATGAAACACCTGAAGGAGCTAGAAGCTTTGTTGTTCCTTACAGAAATCATAAGGGTCTGTTTTATTCATTACATCAATCTCCTCAATTATTCAAACAATTATTGATGATAGGAGGGATAGATAAATATTTTCAAATAGTAAAATGTTTTCGAGATGAAGATGCTCGTTCCGATCGTCAAATAGAATTTACACAAATAGATTGTGAAATGTCTTTTGTAGATATGAATGACGTTTTAAATTTTTTTGAAAAATTTATTAAGCATTTATTCAAGAAAATAAAAAATATTCAATTAGAACCTTTTAGATGTATTCCTTATACTAAATCTATTCAATGTTATGGAACAAATAGTCCTGATTTACGTTTTGAAATGGAATTTATCGAATTAAATGATTTTTTCTTAAAAAAAGGAATTTTTTCTTTCCAAAAAGAAAAATTAACAATAGGAATAAAAGTTCCTAATTTTGCTCATTACACATGTGATAAAATTAATTCTATTTTAAAAGGAATAAAAGAACTAAAAATTAACGAAAAAGAGATTTTTTGGATCAAATTTTTACCGAATAAAAAATTTTTTTCTTCTCAAAAAGAATTATTTAACAATGAAAACTGCAAAATCATTTTGCAATATTTTAAAGCAGTACCTGGAGATTTATTATTCATTATTCATGGAAAAAGAAAAGAAACAAGAGAAAAAATGAGTAAAATTCGTCTAGAAATGACAAAAATTTTAAATGTAAAAAATACTAAAATATATAAACCTATATGGATTATAGATCTTCCTCTTTTAGAATGGAACGAAAAATCTAAAAAATTTAAATCTTTTCATCATCCTTTTACAAGTCCAGTAAAAGAAGATTTACATTTTTTAGATGAAGAAAAAAAAGAAAATATAGAAAATATTCGTGCTAACTCCTATGAGTTGATCATAAACGGAGTAGAAATAGGAGGAGGTTCTATACGAATTCATAATAAAAAAATACAAAAATCTATTTTTAAACATTTAGGATATTCTGAAAAAGAAATAGAATATGAATTTGGTTTTTTCAATAAAGCTTTAGAATACGGAGCTCCTCCTCATGGTGGTATTGCTTTTGGATTAGATAGATTATTAGCTATATTAGAAGGAAATGAAAATATAAAAAATTTTATCGCTTTTCCAAAAAATAATTCTGGAAGAGATTTAATGATCAATACTCCATCCACTTTAAAAAATGAAAAATTAAAAGAATTAAATCTAAAATAATTTTTTCATATACAACTATTTTTATATCTTAAAGAAGATTCTTTGTAAATAAGAATAGCTTCTTCTTGA from Blattabacterium cuenoti includes the following:
- the aspS gene encoding aspartate--tRNA ligase, with the translated sequence MFYRTHNCGELTKKDLGKKVVLSGWIKNIRNLGSLCFLDLRDFFGIIQLFFSKKFIIKNKQDHIELGKEFLIQVEGEVVKRKSKNKKIPTGEIEILVSKLEILNFSLSPPFLIEEKTDGDEETRMKYRYLDIRRNSIKNNLILRHNISLEIRNYLSNNGFLEIETPILINETPEGARSFVVPYRNHKGLFYSLHQSPQLFKQLLMIGGIDKYFQIVKCFRDEDARSDRQIEFTQIDCEMSFVDMNDVLNFFEKFIKHLFKKIKNIQLEPFRCIPYTKSIQCYGTNSPDLRFEMEFIELNDFFLKKGIFSFQKEKLTIGIKVPNFAHYTCDKINSILKGIKELKINEKEIFWIKFLPNKKFFSSQKELFNNENCKIILQYFKAVPGDLLFIIHGKRKETREKMSKIRLEMTKILNVKNTKIYKPIWIIDLPLLEWNEKSKKFKSFHHPFTSPVKEDLHFLDEEKKENIENIRANSYELIINGVEIGGGSIRIHNKKIQKSIFKHLGYSEKEIEYEFGFFNKALEYGAPPHGGIAFGLDRLLAILEGNENIKNFIAFPKNNSGRDLMINTPSTLKNEKLKELNLK